In Flavobacteriales bacterium, the genomic stretch ATCGGTTGGTCGTATAAATAGTTGAAGGTTCTGACCGTAATCCTGATTTTATTTTTCTGTTCATGTCAGCAGCAACAAATGCTGTCGGATGATGAGGGATTGCAAGAAATCTTTACAAAACGGGAAATTGCTGAATTACAAGCAGTTCTTGCTGAGTTTGACACTTTAGTACTAACCAATACTAAATCACTTGATATCTCCGAGGGTTATCGGAGATTGTCTGAGCAATTGACTTACGATCCCGATAACACAAGTTGGAAAAGTCTTGATAATGCGATTACGGAATTTGCTCAGGAGACAATAAATGATCTGCGAAGTGATTCTCTCTTCGATGAGCTATGGGAATCTCATCCGTTGATCAACCTCCAAACGCAAGACTCTCTTATTCTTGCGGGGCCTAAGACTTTCGACAGTAAGTTTTCAAGCTTTATGGCCTATTGTGTGCGTAAAGATGAGAGATTGAAACCCTACGAAGAAAGCATACAGGCCTGTGGAGGAATTGGGCCAACGCTGTTTTACGGGTTTCCTCGTTTTATCACCAAATTGGACATGGCCGATCCGTGCATTCGTTTGTTCGCGGCCATTCATTTTATTAACGCCAGAAACGAGCAGAAGTACAACCCAAGAGTCCATGGGGCAGGGGTTGAATTTCCGAAGATCGAGAAAAGCAACAGCTCAGGCATTTATGACCAGCTATTCAATGACTCCACGATAATTGAGGCGATTGAGGAATATTAAACTCGAAAGTCACCAAAACGGGATAGATGATCAAGATTCCAATTTGAGTCAGACGCTTTCTGTTATTCATTACATATCATCAGAACTAATTGACCCAATCGGCAACGTTACCGCTTTGATAGCCATACCTTAGCCGAACCATTCTGCCTGATTTGAAACGACTTCTTTCGCTCTACATATTCGTTGCGGTTCCGTTTTGGGTGCTGTCGCAAACGCAGGGCAATTTCACCAGTCAAGGGCGGTTTGAACTGAGCAAAGGCCGTTACGCTTCAGCCATCGACCTCTTCAACAAGGCCATTCAAATAAGCCGTTTCAACTCAGAGGCTTATTTCCTGCGAGGTGTGGCCAAGTACGAGTTGGAGGACAACATCGGGGCGGAGCGCGACTTCGGCAAGGCGCTGGAACTCAATCCCAAGAACCATGAGGCCTATCTCTACCGGGGCGTGGTGCGCAGTCAGTTGTTGCGTTACCGCGATGCATTTGAGGATTTCAATCAGGCGTTGCGGATCAATAATGACGATTGGCGCATCTATTCCAACCGTGCGTTGGCCAACCTGCGGCTGGACCGCTACGTGGATGCCATTGCCGACTGCAACCGCATCATCGACCTGAAAAAGGACAACAGCGAAACCTATCTGCTGCGTGGCGAGGCCAAGGCCGGACTGGAAATGTACAAGGTGGCCGTGGCCGATTTTGAAATGGCCATGAAGAAGGATTCCACCAGCATGCAGCCCGTGCTACGCAGAGGAATTGCCCGCACCAAGCTGGAAGAATATGATGGCGCCATCGAAGACCTGAACCGCGCCATGGAGCTTGATACGGCCAGCGCGCTGCCCATCTTTTACCGTGGCGTGGTGTATGCCGAAATGAACAAGCAGCAACTGGCGTTGGACGATTTCAACCGTGTGTTGAAGCTGCATCCTGAGAACGCGGTGGTGCTCTTCAATCGCGCCATGGTCTATTCAGATATGGGAAAGACCAAGGAGGCCATGGCCGATTATGACATGGTCACGCGGCTCAACCCGAACAACATTCTGGGCTATTACAATCGCGCCATTCTCAATTTCAACTCCAAGCATTACACCGATGCGCTTGCCGATCTGAACAAGGCCATTGAACTGTTCCCCGAATTCTTGGAAGCGCATGAGAACAGGCTGGAAGCCTTGAGGCACGTAGGTACCAAACAACAGTACGACAAAGCCGTTGAGGAACTGGAAAAGGTACGCGCCACGCTGATGATGAGCGATGAGGATGCCAAGTACGATCAGCAGGTGAAACTGATGAAGGCCACCGACCTGAAAGGAGATTTTGAACCCGTTAGGAAGGAAGTGGGGAAGGTGCAGTACAAGCGCGTGGATGTAAAGCTGTTGCCATTTTACCGTATCTCACCATTCCCTGAAACGGACAAGGACATTACGGCCTACGATGGCTTTAACCGACCATACTACAACACAGGCGTTATTGCCCTCATTTCTTCGGATGATGCCGTGAGGAAGGACGCGTTGGAGAAATTGAGTACCCAGAGGCGGTCGGAACATGGCAATACCATGAACCCGATCCGGATCTCTGTTGCGGAGGCGTTTTTGGGAAGGTTCAAAGATGCCTATGCCTTGGTGAACAGATGTGTGGAAGACAATGACAAGCACGCGGCCTGTCTGTTTGCGCGTGCCGTTATCCGTCAGATGGAATTGGAGGCGCACTTGGCGGCCTATGACAGCATCTATGGCGAACTGAATGTGCAGGATACGGTCTTCCAGGCGAAGACGGAGCAATTGATAAGCCTGGCGGAAAAGGATTACCGTCAAGTGCTGGAACTGGACAAAGAGATGCGCTTCGCGTATTTCAACCTCGGTTATCTGCTTGCCACGGCCGAACGCTACGAAGAGGCGGAGATCCAGTTCGGGTTGGCTGCTTCATCCGGTGGCAATTTCATTGAGGCCAACTACAATCGTGGCCTTATCCGCATACTTCTTGGAAAGTTGGATAAAGGCTGCGAGGACATGAGCCTTGCCGGAGAACTCGGTCTGCTCGATTCGTACAGCATCATCAAGCGATTCTGTGAATAGGTGACCAGTTAATTCGTTGAATAGTTAAAATGATACTCCGCAAAGTTATCTTGAGTGAGTATTCCTGTTGTCAATTGCCAACTCACCCCCGTCCCGACAGGTCGGGACACCCCCTCTCCTGCA encodes the following:
- a CDS encoding tetratricopeptide repeat protein; the encoded protein is MKRLLSLYIFVAVPFWVLSQTQGNFTSQGRFELSKGRYASAIDLFNKAIQISRFNSEAYFLRGVAKYELEDNIGAERDFGKALELNPKNHEAYLYRGVVRSQLLRYRDAFEDFNQALRINNDDWRIYSNRALANLRLDRYVDAIADCNRIIDLKKDNSETYLLRGEAKAGLEMYKVAVADFEMAMKKDSTSMQPVLRRGIARTKLEEYDGAIEDLNRAMELDTASALPIFYRGVVYAEMNKQQLALDDFNRVLKLHPENAVVLFNRAMVYSDMGKTKEAMADYDMVTRLNPNNILGYYNRAILNFNSKHYTDALADLNKAIELFPEFLEAHENRLEALRHVGTKQQYDKAVEELEKVRATLMMSDEDAKYDQQVKLMKATDLKGDFEPVRKEVGKVQYKRVDVKLLPFYRISPFPETDKDITAYDGFNRPYYNTGVIALISSDDAVRKDALEKLSTQRRSEHGNTMNPIRISVAEAFLGRFKDAYALVNRCVEDNDKHAACLFARAVIRQMELEAHLAAYDSIYGELNVQDTVFQAKTEQLISLAEKDYRQVLELDKEMRFAYFNLGYLLATAERYEEAEIQFGLAASSGGNFIEANYNRGLIRILLGKLDKGCEDMSLAGELGLLDSYSIIKRFCE